From Alkalidesulfovibrio alkalitolerans DSM 16529, a single genomic window includes:
- a CDS encoding P-II family nitrogen regulator translates to MKLIIAYFRPEKLNSVKQALYAKGIYSMSVTNVLGAGRQKGFTETYRGVTMEVNLLKKVRLEVGLNEDKLDDAVTAIRDGALTGKEGDGIILVQDVAKAMRIRTGEESIL, encoded by the coding sequence ATGAAACTCATCATCGCCTACTTCCGCCCTGAAAAGCTGAACAGCGTCAAGCAGGCGCTCTACGCCAAGGGCATCTACTCCATGTCCGTGACCAACGTGCTCGGCGCGGGCCGCCAGAAGGGCTTCACCGAAACCTATCGCGGCGTGACCATGGAAGTGAACCTGCTCAAGAAGGTCCGCCTCGAAGTGGGCCTCAATGAAGACAAGCTCGACGACGCCGTGACGGCCATCCGCGACGGAGCCCTGACCGGCAAGGAGGGCGACGGCATCATCCTCGTGCAGGACGTGGCCAAGGCCATGCGCATCCGCACCGGCGAGGAAAGCATCCTCTGA
- a CDS encoding ammonium transporter produces the protein MTISRFSPAKAARWALPAALACAFLALPDPAHAEDGIEFLTQANANILWTLVAALLVFFMQAGFACVEAGFTRAKSAGNIIMKNFLDFGAGQVTFLFLGFALMFGTDAFGLFGTSGFGLSGLTLDYGNFDDSSWNITFWLFQSVFAATAATIVSGGMAERTKFSSYIIISVLVTGLIYPISGHWAWGGLNGDASAGWLENLGFMDFAGSSVVHSVGGWVALAGALVLGPRMGKYGPDGKPRAIPGHNIPLGALGVFILWFGWFGFNAGSTTTADNTIGLIAANTSLAAAAGVLGAMATSWVRFGKPDMSMTMNGALAGLVGITAPCFTVSPMGSLAIGLVAGVLVVLSIEFIDKVLRVDDPVGAVSVHGVCGVWGTLACGLFTVPGLNDGAGGLFYGGGFDILGVQALGAAAYFVWAFGMGLVVMLLVKALFGLRVSEEEEIKGLDITEHGSEAYSGFQIFRTE, from the coding sequence ATGACGATTTCCCGCTTCTCGCCCGCAAAGGCCGCCAGATGGGCCCTGCCCGCCGCCCTGGCCTGCGCGTTCCTGGCGCTGCCCGACCCGGCGCACGCCGAAGACGGCATCGAGTTCCTGACCCAGGCCAACGCCAACATCCTGTGGACCCTCGTGGCCGCCCTGCTCGTCTTCTTCATGCAGGCCGGATTCGCATGCGTGGAGGCTGGGTTCACCCGTGCCAAGTCCGCAGGCAACATCATCATGAAGAACTTCCTGGACTTCGGCGCTGGACAAGTGACCTTCCTGTTCCTGGGCTTCGCCCTGATGTTCGGTACCGACGCCTTCGGCCTCTTCGGCACGAGCGGATTCGGTCTTTCGGGCCTGACGCTCGACTACGGCAACTTCGACGATTCGAGTTGGAACATCACCTTCTGGCTCTTCCAGAGCGTCTTCGCGGCCACCGCCGCGACCATCGTTTCCGGAGGCATGGCCGAGCGCACCAAGTTCAGCTCCTACATCATCATCTCCGTGCTGGTCACCGGCCTCATCTACCCCATCTCCGGCCACTGGGCCTGGGGCGGCCTGAACGGCGACGCCTCGGCCGGCTGGCTCGAGAATCTCGGCTTCATGGACTTCGCGGGCTCCTCCGTTGTCCACTCCGTGGGCGGCTGGGTGGCCCTGGCCGGCGCCCTGGTGCTCGGCCCGCGCATGGGCAAGTACGGTCCCGACGGCAAGCCCCGCGCCATCCCCGGCCACAACATCCCGCTGGGCGCGCTTGGCGTGTTCATCCTCTGGTTCGGCTGGTTCGGCTTCAACGCCGGGTCCACCACCACGGCCGACAACACCATCGGCCTGATCGCCGCCAACACCTCCCTGGCCGCCGCCGCCGGCGTGCTCGGCGCCATGGCCACTTCCTGGGTGCGATTCGGCAAGCCTGACATGTCCATGACCATGAACGGTGCGCTGGCAGGTCTCGTGGGCATCACCGCTCCCTGCTTCACCGTCTCGCCCATGGGTTCTCTCGCCATCGGCCTGGTCGCGGGCGTGCTCGTGGTGCTCTCCATCGAATTCATCGACAAGGTCTTGCGGGTCGACGACCCCGTGGGCGCGGTCTCAGTGCACGGCGTGTGCGGCGTGTGGGGCACCCTGGCCTGCGGCCTGTTCACCGTGCCGGGCCTGAACGACGGCGCGGGCGGCCTCTTCTACGGCGGCGGCTTCGACATCCTGGGCGTGCAGGCCCTGGGCGCGGCGGCCTACTTCGTCTGGGCCTTCGGCATGGGCCTCGTGGTCATGCTGCTGGTCAAGGCGCTCTTCGGCCTGCGCGTCTCAGAGGAAGAGGAAATCAAGGGGCTGGATATCACCGAGCACGGCTCCGAAGCCTACTCCGGCTTCCAGATTTTCCGCACCGAGTAA